A single region of the Roseivivax sp. THAF197b genome encodes:
- the speB gene encoding agmatinase, with protein sequence MSHGYDTGRLNLPFTGICTFAKKPFEPDWSRLDADAAILGAPFDAGTQYRAGARFGPRAVREASTLFSFGHAGAYDHEDDVTYLGPDVQIVDMGDADIIHTDTHQSHANIETGIRAALRAAALPVLIGGDHSVNIPAIRAFDDAGDIHVLQIDAHLDFVDERHGVRHGHGNPMRRAAERPYVTGLTQLGIRNVSSTAKEGYDDARAMGADILSVRQVRRVGARAAAARIPPGARVYITLDIDAFCPSIAPGTGTPSHGGFLYYEVLEILQEVARAHDVVGIDLVEVAPDYDPSGSTAILAAQILMNLLGFVFHARRAGG encoded by the coding sequence ATGAGCCATGGATACGATACGGGCCGACTCAACCTGCCCTTCACCGGAATTTGCACCTTCGCCAAGAAGCCGTTCGAGCCGGACTGGTCCCGTCTCGATGCCGATGCGGCGATCCTGGGTGCCCCCTTCGATGCAGGCACGCAATACCGCGCGGGCGCACGGTTCGGCCCGCGCGCGGTGCGGGAAGCCTCCACGCTGTTCTCCTTCGGTCATGCAGGCGCCTACGATCACGAGGACGATGTCACCTATCTCGGCCCCGACGTGCAGATCGTCGATATGGGCGATGCGGACATCATCCATACCGACACGCATCAAAGCCACGCCAATATCGAAACCGGCATCCGTGCCGCCCTGCGCGCCGCAGCGCTTCCGGTGCTGATCGGCGGCGATCACTCGGTGAATATTCCCGCGATCCGCGCCTTCGACGATGCGGGCGACATCCATGTTCTGCAGATCGACGCGCATCTCGATTTCGTCGATGAACGCCACGGCGTCCGGCACGGCCACGGCAATCCGATGCGCCGCGCGGCAGAGCGGCCCTATGTCACCGGCCTCACCCAGCTTGGCATTCGCAATGTCAGCTCCACCGCGAAGGAAGGCTATGACGATGCCCGCGCGATGGGCGCCGATATCCTGTCGGTGCGGCAGGTGCGCCGCGTTGGCGCCCGTGCTGCGGCCGCGCGCATCCCGCCCGGGGCCCGCGTCTACATCACGCTCGATATCGACGCCTTCTGCCCCTCGATCGCGCCGGGCACCGGCACGCCGTCCCATGGCGGCTTTCTCTATTACGAGGTGCTCGAGATCCTGCAGGAGGTCGCCCGCGCCCATGACGTCGTCGGCATCGACCTCGTGGAGGTGGCCCCGGATTACGACCCGTCCGGATCGACAGCGATCCTCGCCGCGCAGATCCTGATGAACCTTCTGGGCTTCGTCTTTCACGCCCGCCGCGCCGGGGGCTGA
- a CDS encoding CaiB/BaiF CoA-transferase family protein: protein MSQPLAGLIVLDFSHVVAGPFATRILADLGARIIKIERPGTGDDGRALPPFKADKSAHFAALNHSKASIALDLKSEAGQEIAERLVARADIIVEGFRPGVMDKFGLGYEALQARHPRLIYGSISGYGQTGPDAKRPSYDVIAEARGGVMAETGERGGEPVRLGAPIGDIAASMYLVQGILAALFDRERTGQGRRIDVAMLDAQLSLQSRGVAQSAVGGKTPEPRGTRSAEIAPSEAVATSDGRIVLAAGNDRLFEKLCTALNLPLSDDARFATNADRVQNARLLRRLIEAVTLEKTRAHWLARLTAAGIPCAPVQGIDEAMKDPQITARNMVVDVLDRNGRKAYLAPGNPIKMSSAEDRTVRTPAPDLDGNRGEILRWLDGE from the coding sequence ATGTCACAGCCGCTTGCCGGACTGATCGTCCTCGACTTCAGCCATGTGGTCGCGGGCCCCTTTGCGACACGTATCCTCGCCGATCTCGGCGCCCGCATCATCAAGATCGAGCGCCCGGGCACGGGCGATGACGGCCGCGCGCTGCCGCCCTTCAAGGCCGACAAGAGCGCGCATTTCGCAGCGCTCAACCATTCCAAGGCCTCCATCGCGCTCGACCTGAAATCGGAGGCGGGACAAGAGATCGCCGAGCGGCTCGTCGCGCGGGCCGATATCATCGTGGAGGGCTTTCGCCCCGGCGTCATGGACAAGTTCGGCTTGGGCTATGAGGCGCTGCAGGCGCGCCATCCCCGGCTCATCTATGGATCGATCTCGGGCTACGGCCAGACCGGGCCCGATGCGAAGCGCCCCTCCTACGACGTGATCGCCGAAGCGCGCGGCGGCGTCATGGCGGAAACCGGGGAGCGCGGCGGGGAGCCGGTGCGCCTGGGCGCTCCGATCGGCGATATCGCCGCTTCCATGTATCTCGTTCAAGGCATCCTCGCCGCCCTCTTTGATCGCGAACGCACGGGCCAGGGGCGCCGGATCGACGTGGCGATGCTCGATGCGCAGCTTTCCCTGCAATCGCGCGGCGTGGCGCAAAGCGCCGTGGGTGGCAAGACGCCCGAGCCGCGCGGCACGCGGAGCGCGGAGATCGCCCCGTCGGAAGCCGTCGCCACCTCTGACGGGCGGATTGTGCTGGCGGCGGGCAATGACCGGCTTTTCGAGAAGCTCTGCACCGCCCTGAACCTGCCACTCAGCGATGATGCGCGTTTTGCCACCAATGCCGACCGGGTGCAGAATGCGCGCCTTCTGCGCCGCCTGATCGAAGCGGTCACCTTGGAGAAGACGCGCGCCCATTGGCTGGCCCGTCTGACCGCCGCGGGCATTCCCTGCGCGCCCGTCCAAGGCATCGACGAGGCCATGAAGGATCCGCAGATCACCGCGCGGAACATGGTGGTGGACGTGCTCGACCGGAACGGGCGCAAGGCCTATCTCGCCCCCGGCAATCCTATCAAGATGTCGAGCGCGGAGGATCGCACCGTGCGCACCCCCGCCCCGGACCTCGACGGCAATCGCGGCGAGATATTGCGCTGGCTCGACGGAGAGTGA
- a CDS encoding ASKHA domain-containing protein has product MTRDPLVVFTPSGKRGHFPVGTPVLQAARQLGVDLDSVCGGRGICSKCQITPSFGEFSKHGLTSREDALSEWNAVEARYDEKRGLKPGRRLGCQAKIEGDVVIDVPAESQVHRQVVRKAASTRAIAMDPATRLHFVEVAEPDMHVPTGDFERLASALKREWGIEGLVADLPVLATLQTVLRKGKWQVTAAVHTDHQGGAPRLVALYPGLHESGIYGLAIDLGSTTVAAHLTDLDTGAVVASAGVMNPQIRFGEDLMSRVSYAMMNPGGDAEMTRAVREAIDTLTGEIAAEAGIDPALILETVFVCNPVMHHLLLGIDPVELGQAPFALATSDAMTLTARDLGLAALPGAAQIYVLPCIAGHVGADAAAVALSEEPGKSDDLVLVVDVGTNAEILLGDKSRVLACSSPTGPAFEGAQISSGQRAAPGAIEAIRIDPDTKEPRFRVIGSDLWSDEPGFAEAVGAGGITGICGSGIIEAVAELRLAGLMDESGLLGSAEQTGSTRMVADGRTHEYLIWDGTASGGPRITVTQGDIRAIQLAKSALYAGARLLMDERGVEKVDRVVLAGAFGAHISPKHAMVLGMIPDVPLDKVTSAGNAAGTGARIALCNINARAEIERVVREITKVETAIEPRFQEHFVAANAIPHKTDPFPELNAIAAIPNVVFGAGGDREGGRRRRRR; this is encoded by the coding sequence ATGACACGCGATCCCCTCGTCGTTTTCACCCCGTCGGGCAAGCGCGGCCATTTCCCGGTCGGAACGCCCGTCCTGCAGGCCGCGCGCCAGCTCGGGGTCGATCTCGATTCGGTGTGCGGGGGGCGCGGGATTTGCTCGAAATGCCAGATCACGCCCTCGTTCGGGGAATTCTCCAAACATGGCCTGACCTCGCGCGAGGATGCGCTGTCCGAGTGGAACGCGGTCGAGGCGCGATATGACGAAAAGCGCGGGCTGAAGCCGGGCCGCCGCCTTGGCTGCCAGGCCAAGATCGAGGGCGACGTGGTCATCGACGTGCCCGCCGAAAGCCAGGTACATCGCCAGGTCGTGCGCAAGGCTGCGAGCACGCGCGCCATCGCCATGGATCCCGCCACCCGTCTGCATTTCGTCGAGGTGGCCGAGCCGGACATGCACGTGCCCACGGGCGATTTCGAACGCCTCGCTTCCGCGCTCAAGCGCGAATGGGGCATCGAGGGGCTGGTGGCCGACCTTCCGGTCCTGGCCACCCTGCAAACGGTGCTGCGCAAGGGCAAATGGCAGGTGACGGCGGCGGTACACACTGATCACCAAGGGGGCGCGCCCCGCCTCGTGGCGCTTTATCCCGGCCTGCATGAAAGCGGCATCTACGGGCTTGCCATCGATCTGGGCTCGACCACCGTGGCGGCGCATCTGACCGATCTCGATACCGGCGCGGTCGTGGCCTCGGCGGGCGTGATGAACCCGCAGATCCGCTTCGGCGAGGATCTGATGAGCCGCGTCTCCTACGCGATGATGAATCCGGGCGGCGATGCGGAGATGACCCGCGCCGTGCGCGAGGCCATCGACACGCTGACGGGCGAGATTGCCGCCGAGGCCGGGATCGATCCGGCGCTGATCCTCGAGACGGTCTTCGTCTGCAATCCGGTCATGCACCACCTGCTTCTGGGCATCGACCCAGTGGAGCTGGGCCAGGCGCCCTTCGCGCTTGCCACCTCCGACGCGATGACGCTGACCGCGCGCGATCTGGGCCTTGCCGCCCTGCCCGGCGCGGCGCAGATCTACGTTCTGCCGTGCATTGCAGGCCATGTGGGCGCCGATGCGGCGGCAGTGGCGCTGTCCGAGGAGCCCGGCAAGTCTGACGATCTGGTGCTCGTCGTCGACGTGGGCACCAATGCCGAGATCCTTCTGGGCGACAAGAGCCGCGTTCTGGCCTGTTCCTCGCCCACGGGTCCGGCCTTCGAGGGCGCGCAGATTTCAAGCGGCCAGCGCGCCGCCCCCGGCGCCATCGAAGCGATCCGCATCGACCCCGACACGAAAGAGCCGCGCTTCCGGGTGATCGGCTCTGACCTGTGGTCGGACGAGCCGGGCTTTGCCGAAGCCGTCGGCGCGGGCGGCATCACCGGCATCTGCGGCTCGGGCATCATCGAGGCCGTGGCGGAGTTGCGCCTTGCGGGCCTGATGGATGAAAGCGGGCTTCTGGGCTCGGCCGAGCAGACGGGCAGCACGCGCATGGTCGCGGACGGGCGCACGCATGAATACCTGATCTGGGACGGGACCGCGTCGGGCGGGCCGCGCATCACGGTGACACAAGGCGATATCCGTGCGATCCAGCTCGCGAAATCGGCGCTTTACGCGGGCGCGCGCCTTTTGATGGACGAACGCGGCGTCGAGAAGGTCGACCGCGTGGTGCTGGCGGGCGCGTTCGGGGCGCATATCTCTCCCAAACACGCCATGGTGCTCGGCATGATCCCGGATGTGCCGCTCGACAAGGTGACCTCGGCGGGCAATGCCGCCGGGACCGGCGCGCGCATCGCGCTGTGCAATATCAACGCCCGGGCCGAGATCGAGCGTGTGGTGCGCGAGATCACCAAGGTCGAAACGGCAATCGAGCCGCGCTTCCAGGAGCATTTCGTCGCGGCCAATGCGATCCCGCACAAGACCGACCCGTTCCCGGAGCTGAATGCGATTGCGGCCATTCCCAATGTGGTCTTCGGCGCGGGCGGAGACCGCGAAGGCGGGCGGCGGCGGCGCAGGCGGTAA
- a CDS encoding serine hydrolase — MTNHPIQLTRRATLRGLAGAACLAAPARLWAQDAGAPSDFATRAAGLDQLHALVISKGGERVFAEAFRGPALSAPANIKSVSKTLLALLTGRAIAEGALDGTDARVLPLLGRAPAGDARDALTIGHLLSMRTGLDSTSGGDYGAWIASSDWVDYVLTRDLVAEPGGRFIYSTGGWHVLGAVLARATGRDLHDLAQDWIGDPLDLAMPIWVRDPQGRYLGGNEMAVSAAGLARIGEAVLSQDSAIVPQNWIETSWQRRARSPFSGDGYGYGWFLTEIDGTPVRYGRGYGGQILAVAPEREVVISITSDPTRPARSGGYFGDLKTLMSDILQQV; from the coding sequence ATGACCAACCATCCGATCCAACTGACCCGACGTGCCACCTTGCGCGGATTGGCCGGAGCCGCCTGTCTTGCGGCCCCCGCACGGCTTTGGGCGCAAGATGCGGGCGCGCCGTCCGATTTCGCAACCCGCGCCGCCGGGCTCGATCAGTTGCATGCGCTCGTCATCTCGAAAGGCGGGGAGCGCGTCTTCGCGGAGGCGTTTCGCGGCCCCGCCCTCTCGGCGCCCGCGAATATCAAGTCGGTCTCGAAAACCCTCCTTGCGCTGCTGACGGGCCGCGCGATTGCGGAAGGCGCGCTAGACGGGACGGATGCGCGGGTTCTGCCACTTCTGGGCCGCGCGCCTGCGGGCGATGCCCGCGACGCGCTGACCATCGGGCATCTTCTGTCCATGCGCACCGGCCTCGACAGCACTTCGGGCGGCGATTACGGCGCCTGGATCGCGAGCAGTGACTGGGTGGATTATGTCCTGACCCGCGATCTGGTCGCGGAGCCGGGCGGACGGTTCATCTATTCCACCGGCGGCTGGCACGTTCTGGGCGCGGTGCTGGCGCGCGCCACGGGCCGCGATCTGCACGATCTGGCGCAGGACTGGATTGGCGACCCGCTTGATCTGGCGATGCCCATCTGGGTGCGCGACCCGCAGGGCCGCTATCTGGGTGGCAACGAAATGGCCGTGAGTGCGGCAGGCCTCGCCCGGATCGGCGAAGCCGTTCTGTCGCAGGACTCCGCAATTGTGCCGCAGAACTGGATCGAGACGTCCTGGCAGCGGCGCGCGCGCTCGCCCTTCTCCGGGGACGGATATGGCTACGGTTGGTTCCTGACGGAGATCGACGGCACGCCGGTGCGCTATGGTCGCGGCTATGGTGGACAGATCCTTGCCGTCGCACCGGAGCGCGAGGTGGTCATCTCGATCACCTCGGATCCGACGCGGCCCGCGCGCTCAGGCGGCTATTTCGGCGATTTGAAAACGCTCATGTCAGACATTCTGCAGCAAGTCTAA